A part of Puniceicoccaceae bacterium genomic DNA contains:
- a CDS encoding sigma-70 family RNA polymerase sigma factor — protein sequence MATFLAKAMDRDRKQILTEYLVLQAQDGNERGICELYSLWHHDLLRYARSRVQGETAAEEVAQEAWLHIAKGLSRLNDPACFPRWAYQIVFRRSADWVRRESRRRHRQNVLEREAEQVLPQQDASAFSPVTEQWDQVQIALSRMQQSERDVLELFYLSGLDIAAIADVLGIPCGTVKSRLFYAREHLRDAMLSGDLE from the coding sequence GTGGCGACCTTTCTTGCAAAGGCAATGGACCGCGACCGCAAACAGATTTTGACCGAATATCTTGTGCTGCAGGCACAGGATGGAAACGAACGCGGGATTTGTGAACTCTACTCCCTGTGGCATCACGACCTGCTACGCTACGCCCGCTCACGAGTGCAGGGTGAGACCGCCGCGGAGGAGGTTGCCCAAGAGGCCTGGTTGCACATCGCAAAGGGACTTTCCAGATTGAACGACCCCGCCTGTTTCCCGCGATGGGCCTACCAGATCGTGTTTCGTCGATCTGCCGATTGGGTGCGAAGGGAGTCGCGCCGACGTCATCGGCAGAATGTGCTGGAACGCGAGGCGGAGCAGGTGTTGCCACAGCAGGATGCATCGGCGTTCTCGCCGGTGACGGAGCAATGGGATCAGGTGCAGATCGCACTGTCCCGGATGCAGCAGTCTGAACGTGATGTGCTGGAGTTGTTCTACCTGAGCGGATTGGACATTGCTGCTATCGCTGACGTGCTCGGAATTCCCTGCGGCACCGTCAAATCACGACTTTTTTATGCCCGGGAGCACCTGCGCGATGCGATGCTATCGGGTGACCTGGAATGA
- a CDS encoding co-chaperone GroES, with the protein MSLSLQSANLTPIGDRVLVKLATVEEQQVGGIYIPDSAKEKPQTAEVVALGTGKKDGETIAFQVKVGDKVLISKYGGTEIKIDGQLHNLLREDDILGIIG; encoded by the coding sequence ATGAGTCTATCACTACAATCCGCAAACCTCACTCCTATTGGAGATCGAGTTCTCGTTAAACTTGCCACCGTTGAAGAACAACAGGTCGGAGGCATCTACATTCCTGATTCCGCAAAGGAGAAGCCGCAGACCGCTGAGGTAGTGGCTCTGGGAACCGGAAAGAAGGATGGCGAGACCATCGCGTTCCAGGTCAAGGTCGGTGACAAGGTGCTGATCAGCAAGTATGGCGGCACTGAAATCAAGATCGACGGTCAGCTGCACAACCTGCTGCGCGAAGACGACATTCTGGGTATCATCGGATAA
- a CDS encoding HD domain-containing protein: MSEKLQQQIRFLMELDKLKSVLRRTLLTHEPRLENSGEHSWHVSVVALIFAEYANESIDLLRVLKMLLVHDIVEIDAGDVYIYDVQANEGKVERERDAARRIFGLLPAEQAKELLELWEEFEAKATPEAKFAGACDRITPLLHNYHAKGHSWQEHGIQKHEVIAINQVIEEGSTELWKAAREVIEESVRLGYLAAEST, from the coding sequence ATGAGCGAAAAACTACAGCAACAGATCCGCTTCCTGATGGAGCTGGACAAACTCAAATCGGTACTTCGACGCACACTGCTCACCCACGAACCACGCCTCGAAAATTCCGGTGAGCACAGCTGGCATGTGAGTGTGGTTGCGTTGATTTTTGCAGAGTATGCCAACGAATCGATTGACCTGCTGCGCGTGCTCAAGATGTTACTGGTTCACGACATTGTGGAGATCGATGCGGGTGATGTGTATATCTACGATGTGCAGGCCAATGAAGGCAAGGTCGAGCGGGAGCGCGACGCTGCCCGTCGCATCTTTGGTCTGTTGCCTGCTGAGCAGGCGAAGGAACTGTTGGAACTCTGGGAGGAATTTGAAGCCAAAGCGACCCCGGAAGCGAAGTTTGCCGGTGCGTGTGACCGCATCACTCCACTCCTGCACAATTACCACGCCAAGGGTCACAGCTGGCAGGAGCATGGCATTCAGAAACACGAAGTGATTGCGATCAATCAGGTTATTGAAGAGGGCTCGACGGAACTTTGGAAGGCCGCAAGGGAAGTGATCGAGGAATCAGTGCGACTGGGTTATCTCGCAGCAGAGTCGACGTAA
- a CDS encoding DUF6768 family protein gives MNNLDERIRAALESNGTSGNVNLSIAEELLQTFRGQSRWMNSVAAVMSLLVFGLWIWTSLCFIQTEDLGLKLEWGMASLFCLLFISFMKVWFWMIMHSNRVMREVKRVELLLAKLLP, from the coding sequence ATGAATAATCTGGATGAACGCATTCGTGCCGCACTCGAATCAAACGGCACTTCGGGTAATGTGAATCTGTCTATCGCTGAGGAGCTGCTGCAGACCTTTCGCGGCCAATCCCGCTGGATGAACAGTGTCGCGGCTGTAATGAGTCTGTTGGTTTTCGGACTCTGGATCTGGACCAGCCTTTGTTTTATTCAGACAGAGGATCTGGGATTGAAACTGGAGTGGGGCATGGCCTCCCTGTTTTGCCTGCTCTTTATTTCGTTTATGAAAGTCTGGTTCTGGATGATCATGCACAGCAATCGCGTGATGCGTGAAGTCAAGCGAGTTGAGCTGCTGCTGGCGAAGCTGTTACCCTGA